In Sulfuricurvum sp., the following proteins share a genomic window:
- a CDS encoding methylated-DNA--[protein]-cysteine S-methyltransferase, producing the protein MKYCTHIINTPIGTIMAECDGEAITKLDFTDEPNQISTSVHPLLLQLENELLEYFDSKRTVFTLPLNPEGTPFQKEVWKILQKIPYGTTISYAQESKWFGNPKATRAVANANGKNPIAILIPCHRVIASGGGLGGYSGGIDKKEFLLKLENIYPKS; encoded by the coding sequence ATGAAATACTGTACTCACATTATCAATACACCGATCGGCACCATTATGGCTGAATGTGATGGTGAAGCGATCACCAAACTCGACTTTACCGATGAACCCAACCAAATAAGTACATCTGTTCATCCTCTATTACTCCAACTCGAAAATGAGCTATTGGAATATTTTGATAGCAAAAGAACAGTATTCACCCTTCCCCTGAATCCAGAGGGGACACCGTTTCAAAAAGAGGTTTGGAAAATACTTCAAAAAATCCCGTATGGAACCACTATCTCCTATGCCCAAGAATCCAAATGGTTTGGAAATCCGAAAGCTACCCGTGCTGTTGCAAACGCGAATGGTAAAAATCCTATTGCAATCCTCATCCCTTGCCACCGTGTTATCGCTAGCGGTGGTGGACTCGGTGGATACAGTGGAGGGATAGATAAAAAAGAGTTTTTATTAAAATTAGAAAATATCTATCCTAAATCTTAA
- a CDS encoding DNA-3-methyladenine glycosylase I produces the protein MSVSRCGWVKLNDPIYVAYHDEEWGKALHDDRALFELFSLETQSAGLSWLTILKKREGYREVFEEFNLERVALYSEDDIVRILESGLVVKSRPKIEAIISNARGFVEIKKEYGSLDAYFWGKVSGKPIINNVSDYRSAACTSDISDTMTKELKKRGFKFIGSTTIYAFMQACGMVEDHENGCQSKMK, from the coding sequence ATGTCAGTGTCACGTTGTGGATGGGTTAAACTTAACGATCCGATTTATGTCGCCTATCATGATGAAGAGTGGGGGAAGGCTTTGCATGATGACCGTGCTTTGTTTGAACTCTTTTCACTGGAGACACAATCGGCAGGATTGAGTTGGCTAACGATCCTCAAAAAGCGTGAGGGGTATCGTGAAGTATTCGAAGAGTTTAATCTCGAACGTGTTGCATTGTATAGTGAAGATGACATTGTGCGGATTTTAGAGAGTGGACTGGTTGTAAAAAGCCGTCCGAAGATTGAGGCGATTATCTCTAATGCACGTGGTTTTGTAGAAATCAAAAAAGAGTACGGTTCATTGGATGCATATTTTTGGGGAAAAGTGAGTGGCAAACCGATTATCAATAATGTCAGTGATTATCGTAGTGCAGCATGTACGTCAGATATTTCTGATACCATGACCAAAGAGCTCAAAAAACGGGGTTTTAAATTTATCGGAAGCACGACGATCTACGCTTTTATGCAGGCGTGTGGGATGGTGGAGGATCATGAAAATGGATGTCAAAGTAAAATGAAATGA
- a CDS encoding serine hydrolase, which yields MGNCSVKPLFSFLVKSLFLVLMMTIISGCNNGDNTVTTPPDANITDPYSESMYFPPIDGSVWETRTISNLDWNASAVQPLKDYLAEKHTKSFMILVNGRIVMEEYMNGHTNSDTWQWNSAGKTLVSSMSGIAQQEGLLNINNKASDYLGTGWTSEPLEKENLITLRHLLTMTSGINDENDLVVKRNLTYLADAGTRWSYSNVFQILMDVVAASTNQGFETYFDAKLKNKIGMEGFWNYGAIFTIYHSNTRSMARFGLLALNKGKWGNEQIINENYFNESITTSQSINPSYGYLWWLNGKTSYMVPGGQTVFQGPLVPNAPSDMYSAMGAEDQRIYVIPSKKMVIIRMGDASDPANPSFALSGFDTALWDKINALIN from the coding sequence ATGGGTAACTGTAGTGTAAAGCCGTTGTTTTCATTTTTAGTTAAGTCATTGTTCTTGGTATTAATGATGACTATCATATCGGGTTGTAATAATGGTGACAATACAGTTACGACTCCCCCTGATGCAAATATTACCGATCCCTATTCTGAAAGTATGTATTTTCCGCCGATTGATGGTTCTGTATGGGAAACAAGAACAATATCCAATTTGGATTGGAATGCTAGTGCGGTACAACCTCTAAAGGATTATTTGGCGGAGAAGCATACTAAATCGTTTATGATACTTGTTAATGGGCGAATTGTGATGGAAGAGTATATGAACGGACATACAAACTCTGATACATGGCAATGGAACAGTGCGGGGAAAACTCTCGTATCATCGATGAGTGGAATTGCTCAACAAGAGGGCTTGTTAAATATTAACAATAAAGCTTCTGATTATCTGGGAACCGGTTGGACTAGCGAACCTCTTGAAAAAGAAAATTTGATTACATTAAGGCATTTGTTAACGATGACATCGGGTATAAATGACGAAAATGATTTGGTAGTCAAACGTAATTTGACCTATCTTGCGGATGCCGGAACAAGATGGTCATACAGTAATGTATTTCAAATATTGATGGATGTGGTTGCCGCTTCAACCAATCAAGGTTTTGAAACTTATTTTGATGCTAAATTGAAAAATAAAATTGGGATGGAGGGTTTTTGGAATTATGGTGCTATTTTCACAATATACCATAGTAACACTCGCAGTATGGCACGATTTGGATTATTGGCTCTTAATAAAGGTAAATGGGGTAATGAACAAATTATCAATGAAAACTATTTTAATGAAAGCATAACTACATCACAAAGTATCAACCCCTCTTACGGATATTTATGGTGGTTGAATGGAAAAACAAGCTATATGGTTCCTGGCGGTCAAACCGTTTTTCAAGGTCCACTCGTTCCCAATGCCCCTTCGGATATGTATTCAGCGATGGGTGCGGAAGATCAGAGAATTTATGTTATTCCGAGTAAAAAGATGGTCATAATAAGAATGGGTGATGCGTCTGACCCTGCTAATCCAAGTTTTGCTTTATCGGGTTTTGATACTGCATTATGGGATAAAATAAACGCACTTATTAACTAA